A DNA window from Vanessa tameamea isolate UH-Manoa-2023 chromosome 24, ilVanTame1 primary haplotype, whole genome shotgun sequence contains the following coding sequences:
- the LOC113398059 gene encoding uncharacterized protein LOC113398059, with the protein MAEKTNKQTIRAKIKENSIRAQDIVSFTEDKNIEYVVEKIELLTALEETPLKENTATINAEPNYDETVKKLEDLIDLLKIPKNVHKFFNITGVRRVITPIVGINSERVQKQLLMIIKILFNVAPARTTALIPISIVDKLLDIFEHDNNLALKNHALDIMYVWLPNNPRVQARVMKLKGLEPFYDQISKLDATVIYSLLDLFNKILEEHLTVRDYNSQKNKDVYTKRKLYEKIGLIERMSTQTVCNGILNIFELILPLTDNMNERVPKIIINLMKNIKPFCLKNYNRKTRAHKVFEELNKYFTNADTMALLHKLGFNLTEVKTILEDYSKKIDDDVRDEF; encoded by the exons ATGGCTGAAAAAAcaa acaaacaaacaatacgagctaaaataaaggaaaatagTATTCGAGCTCAAGATATTGTAAGTTTCACTGAAGATAAGAATATCGAATACGTTGTGGAAAAGATTGAATTATTAACAGCCCTAGAGGAAACACCTCTAAAAGAAAACACAGCTACTATAAACGCTGAACCTAATTACGATGAAACGGTAAAAAAATTGGAAGATCTGATCGATTTACTAAAAATTCCGAAAAATGTTCacaaatttttcaatataacagGCGTACGTAGAGTTATAACTCCAATAGTAGGCATCAATAGTGAACGAGTACAGAAGCAACTATTgatgataataaaaattttgtttaatgtcGCACCTGCTAGGACCACTGCACTTATTCCAATTAGTATAGTGGACAAACTTCTAGATATCTTTGAACACGATAACAATTTAGCTCTAAAAAATCATGCCCTAGATATAATGTACGTTTGGTTACCGAATAATCCAAGAGTTCAAGCGCGTGTTATGAAATTGAAAGGTCTAGAACCTTTTTAtgatcaaatatcaaaattagaTGCAACTGTAATTTATTCTTTGCTtgatctttttaataaaatcttagaaGAACATCTAACAGTACGAGATTATAATTCTCAGAAGAATAAAGATGTTTATACTAAAAGGAAACTTTATGAGAAAATTGGACTTATTGAAAGAATGTCAACACAAACAGTTTGTAAtggaattttaaacatatttgaattaattttgccTTTAACTGATAATATGAATGAACGGGttccgaaaataataataaatctgatGAAGAACATTAAAcctttttgtttgaaaaattataataggaAAACTCGAGCTCATAAAGTGTTTGAAgagttgaataaatattttacaaacgcAGACACAATGGCCTTATTACACAAGCTTGGATTCAATTTAACGGAGGTGAAAACAATTTTAGAAGATTATTCTAAGAAGATAGATGATGATGTTAGGGATGAGTTTTGA
- the LOC113398067 gene encoding negative elongation factor A, which yields MANVRDSDTSLWLHNKLGTSNDSWTTGSICTQLNAEVLKNIKDCFPDLQTQVKLKLLLSFFHIPRRNVEEWRNELEEIIEVAAVDSDLWVAMLAEVLKTFPSAGTLNTEIAEFDETRPIFSDMIGELRRALAKHSDLGLLPLECLYLNKNALVSVVGQQPNPVKHFTLKRKPKSVALRTELLSKAAEVQANQKKAQAPTVPVRSRGMPRKMTDTTPLKGLPSRWAARSGARAPPAVRPPPRSGIKLLDITEQPATHAQIKKRRKLEMEEGSKKAPPAAPSSPPPDYAKGLNNFQMPKADEPPPSNEPASEADGVEGPEGAESADSVEGAESAESAEGESTPAPAPAPLLVQQGSGAKPIVLGQQPKLLLAGQAGGKPVLLAAQGLLNTSAVLLQQGGKAVLLQNIKPMAQQVVQQTTPQNIPHQITHPVAPPAPAPPAPPAPAAPAQTPLLPRRGLSLTREQMMEAQDMFRNANRVTRPEKALILGFMAGSRDNPCPNLGNIVTIKLSENIENVLQSDDTYLTMLSEMHFQMNYNNGQWTRLKKYRHIDGMVPQKIPPGSTVIAANNQQPVVSIANQSVS from the exons ATGGCGAACGTTCGGGATAGTGACACATCGTTGTGGCTCCACAATAAACTCGGAACTTCGAACGATTCTTGGACAACCGGCTCAATTTGTACACAATTAAACGCTgaagttttgaaaaatataaaggatTGTTTTCCAGATTTGCAAACACAAGTGAAACTAAAATTATTGCTAAGTTTCTTTCATATCCCGCGCAGAAATGTTGAAGAG tggaGAAATGAATTGGAAGAGATTATTGAGGTTGCAGCAGTCGACTCAGATCTCTGGGTGGCGATGCTCGCAGAAGTCCTTAAAACATTCCCTTCAGCCGGTACCCTTAATACAGAGATAGCAGAGTTTGATGAGACGAGGCCTATCTTCAGTGACATGATCGGCGAGCTAAGAAGAGCCTTAGCTAAACATTCAGACCTTGGACTATTACCACTTGAGtgcctttatttaaataaaaatgccttAGTTTCTGTG GTGGGACAACAACCCAACCCAGTGAAGCACTTTACTTTGAAACGTAAACCGAAGTCAGTGGCGCTGCGCACGGAGCTGCTCAGCAAGGCGGCCGAGGTGCAAGCCAACCAGAAGAAAGCGCAGGCGCCCACCGTGCCCGTGCGCAGCCGGGGCATGCCCAGGAAGATGACGGACACAA CCCCGCTGAAGGGCCTGCCGTCCCGCTGGGCGGCCCGCAGCGGCGCGCGAGCCCCCCCCGCCGTGCGGCCCCCCCCGCGCTCTGGCATCAAGCTGCTCGACATCACGGAGCAGCCCGCCACGCACGCGCAGATCAAGAAGCGCAGGAAGCTCG aaATGGAGGAAGGTTCAAAGAAAGCTCCCCCAGCGGCGCCCTCGTCTCCGCCGCCTGACTACGCCAAGGGACTCAACAACTTCCAGATGCCCAAAGCGGATGAGCCACCAC CCAGCAACGAGCCTGCGAGTGAGGCGGACGGTGTGGAGGGCCCGGAGGGTGCGGAGAGTGCGGACAGCGTGGAGGGCGCGGAGAGTGCGGAGAGCGCGGAGGGAGAGAGcacgcccgcgcccgcgcccgcgccgctgcTCGTGCAGCAG GGCTCGGGTGCGAAACCCATCGTGTTGGGACAGCAGCCCAAGCTGCTGTTGGCGGGCCAGGCGGGCGGCAAGCCGGTGCTGCTGGCGGCGCAGGGCTTGCTCAACACGTCGGCGGTGCTGCTGCAGCAGGGCGGGAAGGCGGTGCTGTTACAGAACATCAAGCCG ATGGCGCAACAAGTTGTACAGCAGACGACACCGCAGAATATACCACATCAAATAACACATCCT GtggcgccgcccgcgcccgcgccccccgcgccgcccgcgcccgccgcgcccgcgcagACGCCGCTACTGCCGCGCCGCGGGCTGTCGCTCACG CGTGAGCAAATGATGGAGGCCCAAGACATGTTCCGGAACGCCAATCGAGTCACGAGACCTGAAAAGGCGCTCATTCTCGGCTTTATGGCTGGTTCCAGAG ACAACCCCTGTCCGAACCTTGGCAACATAGTAACGATAAAGCTCTCAGAGAACATAGAGAATGTTCTACAATCGGACGACACATACCTCACGATGCTGTCCGAGATGCACTTCCAAATGAACTACAACAACGGCCAGTGGACGAGACTCAAAAAGTACAGACACATAGACGGTATGGTCCCGCAAAAGATCCCGCCGGGCTCTACGGTGATAGCGGCCAACAATCAGCAGCCGGTCGTTTCCATCGCCAACCAGAGTGTCAGTTAA
- the LOC113398083 gene encoding leucine-rich repeat-containing protein 27-like has protein sequence MTDIYETFMQLNTYEEDSNEETTLNLSSQGLVNIPKINNNFLSVIYLQNNKLKMLSNDFFPSLPNLMWLDLRDNELSDIPKSVKNHRSLSHLLLQNNKITYLPNELGTVLTLKVLQLSGNPIINPPRDVLNAGTAKILTYLYDKYVEEKFEAETSQSDKVGPSVDCEDKFISGGRSYNSVLDGDKLQSHKTLTVQFNEKDIYGDDEEIRNYSKVKGKCPKLPRSRTKILPQHCQSAKYLKPVCTLPKKVQDDKIKNSFLMDMALKKQKDLIAKRDKILQGKRSIELLRNWRREYKNKQITLSLENNSFKMIPKSYPYDTSPEYMTLLSREDIEKDLPDKYKRRLYRKCKPTVPRKNNNDVHLAMKIKQLFENLEAIDLNRETMSPRTEQRVLLGEIQKISEIKQKLMELSTTNTRSVAEQNT, from the exons atgactgaTATTTATGAAACTTTTATGCAATTAAATACGTATGAAGAAGATTCTAATGAAGAAACCACGCTTAATCTTTCATCGCAAGGCTTGGTGAATATTccgaaaattaataacaattttttaagt gtaatatatttacaaaataacaaattaaaaatgctaTCTAATGACTTTTTTCCATCTTTGCCAAACTTAATGTGGCTTGATTTGAGAGATAACGAGTTATCTGATATTCCAAAATCAGTAAAAAATCATAGATCATTAAGTCATCTGCTtctacaaaacaataaaatcacaTATTTACCGAATGAATTAGGTACTGTTTTGACTCTGAAAGTACTTCAACTGAGCGGAAATCCTATTATAAATCCGCCAAGAGATGTTTTAAACGCGGGAACTGCTAAAATTTTGACATATCTTTACGATAAATATGTCGAAGAAAAATTCGAAGCTGAAACTTCGCAATCCGACAAAGTAGGTCCTAGTGTTGACTgtgaagataaatttataagtgGAGGTCGCAGCTACAATTCCGTGTTAGACGGAGACAAACTACAATCACATAAAACTTTAACAGTGCAATTTAATGAAAAAGACATCTACGGTGATGACGAAGAGATACGaaattattcaaaagtaaaGGGAAAATGTCCTAAACTACCAAGAAGCCGCACTAAAATATTACCGCAACACTGTCAAAGTGCTAAATATCTTAAACCAGTTTGTACTCTCCCTAAAAAAGTACaggatgataaaattaaaaattctttcTTGATGGATATGGCTTTGAAGAAGCAAAAAGATCTTATTGCTAAGAGAGATAAAATATTGCAGGGGAAGAG GAGCATCGAGCTACTTCGGAATTGGCGTagggaatataaaaataaacaaatcacaTTATCGTTAGAAAATAATTCCTTTAAAATGATTCCCAAGAGCTATCCATACGACACAAGTCCAGAATACATGACGCTACTTAGTCGAGAAGACATTGAAAAAGATTTACCTGATAAATATAAGAGGAGGTTGTATAGAAAGTGTAAACCTACAGTTCCTAGGAAGAACAACAACGATGTTCATTTGGCTATGAAGATTAAGCAATTGTTTGAGAACTTGGAAGCTATTGATTTGAATAGAGAAACGATGTCTCCGAGAACGGAGCAGAGAGTGCTTCTCGGAGAAATACAAAAG ATATCagaaatcaaacaaaaattaatggaACTCTCAACAACAAACACAAGATCGGTTGCTGAACAAAATACATGA